The following proteins come from a genomic window of Salinivibrio kushneri:
- a CDS encoding 6-phospho-beta-glucosidase, translating into MKTVFPKHFLWGGAVAAHQVEGGWDCDGKGVSIVDVLTKGAHGTPRKITQRVEEHEAYPNHDAVDFYHYYREDIDLFAEMGFKCFRTSIAWSRIFPLGDELTPNEAGLAFYDDLIDYLLEKGIEPVITLSHFEMPQHLVTQYGGWAHRDVVEFFVRFCETVMTRYRDKVTYWITFNEINNQLNWDYPLFGYCNSGVVFTEHEHPEQTLYQVLHHQFVASAKVVALGHIINPDFKIGSMIHMMPLYPASCHPDDMLASQRAMRDKYLCSDVQVRGHYPHYIWPQWAEKGIEVKMHDEDEYILENGRADFLAISYYMTNIVDANPPEEDENALFSASRLNPHLPASDWGWQIDPKGLRYALSELYERYEKPIFVVENGLGATDKREASGEINDDYRISYLSQHIEALGEAISQDGVDVIGYTPWGCIDCVSFTTGEYRKRYGFIYVDRHDDGSGDFSRHRKKSFYWYQNVIKNNGLTE; encoded by the coding sequence ATGAAAACGGTATTTCCTAAGCACTTTTTATGGGGTGGCGCGGTGGCGGCTCACCAAGTTGAGGGAGGATGGGATTGCGACGGTAAAGGCGTCAGCATTGTGGATGTGTTGACTAAAGGCGCCCATGGCACGCCGCGCAAAATTACTCAGCGTGTTGAAGAACATGAAGCCTACCCGAACCATGATGCTGTGGATTTTTATCACTATTACCGTGAGGACATCGATCTCTTTGCGGAGATGGGTTTTAAGTGTTTTCGCACGTCTATCGCGTGGTCGAGGATCTTTCCTCTTGGTGATGAGCTCACGCCGAATGAAGCGGGCCTTGCCTTTTATGATGATCTCATTGACTACCTATTAGAGAAAGGAATTGAACCTGTCATTACGCTTTCTCATTTTGAGATGCCCCAGCACCTTGTCACCCAATACGGAGGCTGGGCCCATCGAGATGTGGTTGAGTTTTTCGTGCGTTTTTGCGAGACAGTGATGACTCGCTATCGCGACAAAGTCACTTATTGGATTACCTTTAACGAGATCAACAACCAGCTAAACTGGGACTATCCGCTATTTGGCTATTGTAATTCAGGTGTGGTTTTTACCGAGCACGAGCATCCCGAGCAGACGCTCTACCAGGTGCTACATCATCAATTTGTGGCGAGTGCCAAAGTGGTGGCTCTGGGCCATATCATTAACCCTGATTTTAAAATAGGTAGCATGATCCACATGATGCCGCTTTATCCGGCGAGTTGTCACCCTGATGACATGCTGGCGTCACAGCGGGCCATGCGGGATAAATATTTATGCAGCGACGTACAGGTCAGAGGCCACTATCCTCACTATATTTGGCCACAATGGGCTGAGAAAGGGATTGAGGTCAAGATGCATGACGAGGACGAGTACATCTTGGAAAACGGCCGAGCAGACTTTCTAGCGATCAGTTACTACATGACCAACATTGTCGATGCTAACCCGCCAGAAGAAGATGAAAATGCTCTATTCAGTGCAAGCCGATTGAATCCGCATCTACCCGCTTCGGATTGGGGCTGGCAAATTGATCCCAAAGGCCTACGCTATGCGCTTTCGGAACTGTATGAGCGTTATGAAAAACCGATTTTTGTGGTAGAGAATGGGCTTGGCGCGACAGATAAACGTGAGGCATCGGGGGAAATCAATGATGATTATCGCATTAGCTATTTGTCACAACATATCGAGGCGTTGGGAGAGGCAATTTCACAAGATGGAGTGGATGTGATTGGTTACACCCCGTGGGGCTGTATCGACTGTGTTTCGTTTACCACAGGGGAGTACCGTAAGCGCTATGGTTTCATCTACGTTGACCGTCATGATGATGGCAGTGGTGACTTCTCTCGTCATCGTAAAAAGAGCTTTTACTGGTATCAAAACGTGATTAAGAACAATGGACTGACAGAGTAA
- a CDS encoding NADH:ubiquinone oxidoreductase, protein MTFIVIIVFSILGGVLAGEHFHSYLLGLGVASTAVGACYWITFRSSHYPQFALFLLLLGVVAKIAVTAAGVLLGLKHALITSPLVFSLSYLFFLFASTYCYFRYREYWLTRLRHKDLQ, encoded by the coding sequence ATGACGTTTATTGTGATTATCGTGTTTAGCATTCTAGGCGGTGTGTTGGCGGGTGAGCACTTCCATTCTTATCTTCTTGGGCTGGGCGTCGCTAGTACAGCGGTGGGGGCTTGCTATTGGATCACGTTTCGTAGCAGCCATTATCCCCAGTTTGCGTTGTTTTTGTTGTTGCTCGGGGTGGTCGCTAAGATTGCGGTGACGGCGGCGGGTGTATTGCTCGGGTTAAAACATGCGTTGATCACCTCACCTTTGGTATTTTCGCTTTCGTATTTGTTTTTCTTGTTTGCCTCGACCTATTGCTATTTTCGCTATCGTGAATATTGGCTTACGCGCTTGCGCCACAAAGATTTACAGTAG
- a CDS encoding histidine phosphatase family protein, protein MKVVFVRHGKTDYSLADARQMSQLEKDYAPLQRACIPAIQSLAHHPSLQHADIILSSPYTRALQTAEILNRQLQKELFVEHDLREWQADVKGSYIPLSERDRRWVEYRELFASGNEVTNAGYESATALYRRVTSVLDSYQAYSTIVVVAHFNVIEAIVGYREQGIEYGEVIEVDYQPNL, encoded by the coding sequence ATGAAAGTCGTCTTTGTCCGTCACGGAAAAACCGATTACTCTTTGGCCGACGCTCGCCAAATGAGCCAACTGGAAAAAGACTATGCGCCACTCCAACGTGCGTGTATTCCCGCCATTCAATCGCTAGCCCATCACCCGAGCTTACAACACGCAGACATCATCCTCTCTTCGCCCTACACACGCGCCTTACAAACAGCAGAAATCCTCAACCGCCAATTGCAAAAAGAACTGTTTGTCGAGCATGATCTCCGCGAATGGCAAGCGGATGTCAAAGGGAGCTATATCCCTCTTTCTGAGCGCGATCGACGCTGGGTTGAGTATCGCGAGCTTTTTGCCAGCGGCAACGAAGTCACAAACGCAGGCTACGAGTCTGCCACCGCGTTATATCGCCGCGTGACCTCGGTTCTCGACTCCTACCAAGCGTATAGCACGATTGTGGTTGTCGCCCACTTTAATGTGATAGAAGCGATTGTGGGTTATCGCGAACAAGGCATTGAGTACGGTGAAGTGATTGAGGTCGACTACCAACCCAATCTCTAA
- a CDS encoding ABC transporter substrate-binding protein — protein sequence MERTLPYMLRRLILWCVVSIYMMFGIHAHAEQAQPRVLFINPGYATESFWHDVDEYANAAASALNIDLTIRHADRNHFAVRQILAATLSKPTHPDYIIIVNEKLAAKKLLPILRKYPIYVQLILNDVDQQTKTKLFQDSHWQQYLLPSIIPNNHSIGYAIAKAMVQSGDNAPGEAVMISGDLTTPASVQREAGGKRFFVERSEIILHQVVHGQWDESISQEQMHTLLQRYPNVRYVWTANDHMAFGAMEAARQAGKTPGDDIYFATVNTSERVLSLREKGDISALGGGHFKAAGLALSRIYAHGKGWPLPQQCAGQLFHLIEPGSAFFVQLREQAWDQISFLNMAKGIESHCHSTTNQMDN from the coding sequence ATGGAGAGGACCCTTCCCTACATGTTGAGAAGACTGATTTTGTGGTGTGTTGTTTCTATATACATGATGTTCGGTATTCACGCTCACGCTGAACAGGCTCAGCCCCGTGTACTATTTATTAACCCCGGTTATGCAACGGAAAGCTTCTGGCATGACGTGGATGAATATGCCAATGCCGCTGCCTCCGCATTAAATATTGACCTAACGATTCGCCACGCCGACCGCAATCACTTCGCCGTGCGTCAAATCCTAGCCGCTACCTTGAGTAAACCCACCCACCCTGATTACATTATCATTGTGAATGAAAAGCTGGCGGCCAAAAAACTACTCCCCATACTGAGAAAATATCCCATTTATGTACAACTTATCTTGAATGATGTCGATCAGCAGACCAAAACCAAACTCTTCCAAGACTCACATTGGCAACAATACTTATTGCCAAGCATTATTCCCAACAACCACTCGATAGGCTATGCAATTGCCAAAGCCATGGTGCAATCAGGCGACAATGCGCCCGGCGAAGCCGTCATGATTTCAGGTGATCTTACTACCCCTGCATCAGTACAACGCGAAGCGGGGGGGAAGCGCTTTTTCGTTGAGCGCTCAGAGATTATCTTACATCAAGTTGTTCATGGTCAGTGGGATGAGTCCATCAGCCAAGAGCAAATGCATACCTTGTTGCAACGCTATCCGAATGTGCGCTATGTGTGGACGGCAAACGATCACATGGCGTTTGGCGCGATGGAAGCCGCACGGCAAGCGGGCAAAACGCCCGGCGATGACATCTATTTTGCCACGGTCAATACCTCCGAGCGCGTGCTCTCTTTGCGAGAAAAAGGAGACATTTCAGCCCTTGGTGGCGGGCACTTTAAAGCCGCTGGACTTGCATTGAGCCGTATTTACGCTCACGGTAAAGGTTGGCCTTTACCACAGCAATGCGCTGGACAGTTGTTTCACTTAATTGAACCTGGTTCCGCTTTTTTCGTACAGTTGCGCGAGCAGGCGTGGGATCAAATCTCGTTTTTGAACATGGCGAAAGGGATTGAAAGCCATTGTCATTCAACCACAAATCAAATGGATAACTAA
- a CDS encoding aspartoacylase — MSRFSNVAIVGGTHGNEFSGIYALKQWLSNPAITARDSFSTEHIFANPSAYSANKRYVDCDLNRQFDPKLLADYSLANYEESRAKALNQQLGPKGDPRVDFIIDLHNTTSNMGPTLILLTLDTFNKQLAAYVSERMPDAVILVEDHIEPIQHAFLCSVGKQGVIVEVGPQPQSVLRHDVMESMQEMTTHILDFVHLFNIDKVPALPKSVTAYRYKETLHLPQNERGERIGMVHQHVQDKDFQPIKPGDPLFMCFDGSELTWQGDYTAYPHFINEAAYYDNNIAMSMANVFTFTV, encoded by the coding sequence ATGAGTCGGTTTAGTAACGTTGCCATTGTTGGTGGCACCCACGGTAACGAATTTAGCGGTATTTACGCACTAAAACAGTGGCTATCTAACCCTGCGATCACAGCCCGCGATAGTTTTTCCACCGAACATATATTCGCGAATCCTTCTGCTTATAGCGCCAACAAACGCTATGTAGACTGCGACCTTAACCGCCAATTCGATCCTAAACTGCTGGCTGATTACAGCTTGGCAAACTACGAGGAAAGCCGCGCGAAAGCCCTAAATCAACAATTAGGACCCAAAGGGGATCCACGCGTCGATTTTATTATCGACCTGCATAACACCACCAGCAACATGGGGCCCACTCTGATCCTATTGACATTAGACACCTTCAATAAACAGCTGGCCGCTTACGTTAGTGAGCGTATGCCCGATGCGGTTATTCTAGTCGAAGATCATATTGAACCTATTCAGCATGCCTTTTTATGCTCGGTTGGCAAGCAAGGTGTTATTGTTGAAGTCGGCCCACAGCCCCAATCTGTGCTGCGTCATGATGTGATGGAATCGATGCAAGAAATGACGACACACATTTTAGACTTCGTGCATCTGTTTAATATTGATAAGGTGCCAGCGCTGCCTAAAAGCGTCACCGCGTACCGTTACAAAGAGACACTACATTTACCGCAAAATGAGCGTGGGGAGCGTATTGGTATGGTGCACCAACACGTTCAAGACAAGGACTTTCAGCCGATAAAGCCCGGTGACCCACTGTTTATGTGTTTTGATGGCAGTGAGTTAACATGGCAAGGCGACTACACAGCCTATCCGCACTTCATTAATGAAGCAGCGTATTACGACAACAATATTGCAATGTCGATGGCCAACGTATTTACCTTCACGGTATAA
- a CDS encoding diguanylate cyclase domain-containing protein: MIKRDLNLRGLQARVAFVVLAISLLFAVGSTLTQMYINYQRTLATTTQLVESRSHNSARVISHALWVVDLELVRRSVKGLSMIPTICRVEVKGFDGTHITEVNNTSGDCDANHQSLLSVQGNNIGTLNIVLDRSAIKRNALEGAVPVAIVHFTETLIITLLILWVIHRLCSRPLQQLSNTLDYYQTDKANQTSVPLSLIQRNDEIGKVSRSINAMQLRIRDDFLQKRVTERELRQHQTLLKEQVEQRTKALNWQSNASSLLADISIQFLRADSQYITEDVEKIFPDMASLLGAEAIGWYAFDEFRAERRCYWPQEIDFAPQTVDLSDMHMIKRWLADTDALVVPHVGQLGDEAINERSWLRQRHILSFAAFPLTDGRKSFGMITVANRRLPFIWDNNKTLLLKRFATAISEVMIRERNHYAMEELQEELIVANEKLKVQAETDDLTRLSNRRPFKRELKNHIQHGIASRLPVAVMMIDVDHFKAYNDEYGHLKGDDVLTQIARVLLTQTERFHGSVARFGGEEFAITLSTRYASKLTELAEIIRAEIAKLDIEHKKNPDGDNITVSIGGIITLPTRETTDSYLLEMADQRLYQAKEEGRDRTKILDQTIEK; the protein is encoded by the coding sequence GTGATAAAACGCGATCTAAACTTACGCGGTCTTCAAGCGCGCGTCGCCTTCGTTGTGCTCGCGATTAGCTTACTTTTTGCGGTAGGGAGTACATTGACGCAGATGTATATCAACTACCAACGCACACTGGCTACGACTACACAACTGGTGGAGAGCCGGAGCCATAACTCGGCTCGCGTGATTAGCCATGCATTGTGGGTCGTTGATTTAGAGCTTGTACGCCGCAGTGTAAAAGGTTTGTCGATGATCCCCACCATTTGTCGCGTTGAGGTAAAAGGTTTTGATGGCACCCACATCACTGAAGTCAATAATACCAGTGGGGACTGTGACGCCAATCATCAGTCATTATTGAGCGTTCAAGGTAACAATATTGGCACCCTAAACATTGTGCTCGACCGCAGTGCGATTAAGCGCAATGCGCTAGAGGGCGCGGTGCCTGTCGCTATCGTCCATTTTACGGAAACATTGATCATTACTCTGCTGATTTTGTGGGTTATCCATCGACTGTGCTCGCGACCGCTCCAACAACTGTCGAATACGCTGGATTACTACCAAACCGACAAAGCCAACCAAACGAGTGTGCCACTCTCGTTGATTCAACGTAATGATGAAATAGGCAAAGTATCTCGCTCAATCAATGCGATGCAGTTGCGTATCAGAGACGACTTTCTACAAAAACGCGTGACAGAGCGCGAACTTCGCCAACATCAAACCTTATTGAAAGAGCAAGTCGAGCAGCGCACCAAAGCACTCAATTGGCAATCAAACGCCAGCTCTCTACTGGCCGATATTTCAATTCAATTTTTACGCGCAGACTCGCAATATATTACTGAAGACGTAGAGAAAATTTTTCCCGATATGGCGTCATTACTCGGCGCGGAAGCCATTGGCTGGTATGCCTTTGACGAATTCCGTGCTGAGCGTCGTTGTTACTGGCCACAAGAGATTGACTTTGCACCCCAAACCGTCGATTTAAGCGATATGCACATGATAAAACGGTGGCTGGCCGATACCGACGCACTAGTCGTTCCTCATGTCGGCCAACTCGGCGATGAGGCGATTAACGAGCGCTCTTGGTTGCGCCAACGGCATATTTTATCGTTTGCCGCTTTCCCGCTAACCGACGGTAGAAAAAGCTTTGGCATGATAACAGTGGCAAATCGCCGTTTACCCTTCATCTGGGATAACAATAAGACGTTGCTTTTAAAACGTTTCGCCACCGCCATCAGTGAAGTCATGATCCGCGAGCGAAACCATTACGCCATGGAAGAGCTGCAAGAAGAGCTAATTGTCGCCAATGAAAAGTTAAAAGTTCAAGCAGAAACCGATGACCTAACCCGATTAAGTAATCGACGGCCGTTTAAGCGAGAGCTAAAAAATCATATCCAACATGGCATCGCCAGCCGATTACCTGTCGCCGTTATGATGATCGATGTCGATCATTTTAAAGCGTATAACGATGAATACGGCCACCTCAAAGGTGACGACGTTCTCACCCAAATCGCGCGCGTTCTGCTCACACAAACGGAACGTTTTCATGGTTCAGTGGCACGCTTTGGGGGCGAGGAGTTTGCGATCACGCTCTCTACCCGCTACGCATCAAAACTGACTGAGCTGGCAGAGATCATTCGCGCTGAGATTGCCAAGCTTGATATCGAGCACAAGAAAAACCCAGATGGTGACAACATCACTGTCAGTATAGGTGGCATTATTACCCTACCAACTCGCGAAACCACCGACTCTTACTTACTCGAAATGGCTGATCAGCGGCTATATCAAGCCAAAGAAGAAGGCCGTGATCGCACCAAAATATTAGATCAAACCATCGAAAAATAG
- a CDS encoding penicillin-insensitive murein endopeptidase translates to MLINRQYLSFILFVFCLMFPLAGTAQQSTCYGTTSNGHLANGVQLPSDGANFIGYSLIARWAGRTYVHSAVRDIIVASYQSLEAEQPDKVYQYAETGFESGGQFKPHKTHRNGLSVDFMAPVVDAEGRSVHLPTHLLNKLGYNIEFDGNGQYQDKRIDYTAMAAHIVALHQEARRRGYDLWRVIFDPTLQPALYDTPYGQYLKQHIQFSTRRSWVRHDEHYHVDFAVPCQ, encoded by the coding sequence ATGCTGATTAATCGCCAGTACCTATCGTTCATTCTTTTCGTTTTTTGTCTGATGTTTCCATTGGCGGGCACTGCGCAGCAAAGTACCTGTTATGGCACTACGTCGAATGGTCATTTAGCCAATGGGGTACAGTTGCCCAGTGACGGGGCGAATTTCATAGGCTACAGCTTGATTGCGCGTTGGGCGGGGCGAACCTATGTTCACTCCGCAGTGCGTGACATCATCGTGGCATCGTATCAGTCTTTGGAGGCGGAGCAGCCAGACAAAGTATATCAATATGCTGAAACGGGCTTTGAGTCAGGTGGTCAGTTCAAACCGCATAAAACCCATAGAAATGGCTTATCGGTTGATTTTATGGCACCGGTCGTCGATGCCGAGGGGCGATCGGTTCATTTGCCGACACATCTACTCAATAAATTGGGCTACAACATTGAGTTTGATGGGAATGGTCAATACCAAGACAAACGCATTGATTACACCGCTATGGCTGCACACATTGTGGCCCTACATCAAGAAGCGAGGCGTCGTGGCTATGATCTTTGGCGTGTTATCTTTGATCCAACACTTCAACCTGCATTGTACGATACCCCGTATGGGCAGTATTTAAAGCAACATATTCAGTTTTCAACGCGGCGGTCTTGGGTTCGCCATGATGAGCATTATCACGTTGATTTTGCTGTGCCTTGCCAATAA
- a CDS encoding diguanylate cyclase, with protein sequence MNQPIDQSKHIVTLLPSLFRHLDTAVVIADTNRCIQLLNPVAEALFGCSLADVKGASTRILYAEHEDFTATGKDRFNPHSVHAYYDAYVVRYKTADGHVFLGETHGGPVCDEQQVVTMYVAFIQDISTRVEVESALNQLHSITSARNLDFCRRVERILSLGCKHFNLPIGILSQIHGQRYTVQYAQHPDDALQPGQVFDLNETYCCHVYEANEAQGFHHVSQSDIKAHPCYEHFGLEAYIGAPIFIDGERYGTLNFSSPEPTRPFISQDYELVRLFAEWVGHELARLRDWEALEQAQQLLEIQANTDSLTQLYNRHYLSNALAQELARCERYNNPLTLAIVDFDNFKLLNDTYGHRAGDIALQRFGNIVREESRTNDIYGRWGGEEFLCLLPETDLSGAEVVLKRLVERVHSEEIHVDGQTIRCTISIGYTGFSAADTQDSIIQRADTALYLAKENGRNRIEKQ encoded by the coding sequence GTGAATCAGCCCATTGACCAGTCCAAACATATTGTCACATTACTGCCCTCGCTTTTTCGCCATCTCGATACGGCGGTTGTTATTGCTGACACAAATCGCTGTATACAACTATTAAACCCCGTAGCAGAAGCCCTATTTGGTTGCAGTCTGGCTGATGTAAAAGGCGCTAGCACGCGCATCCTTTATGCCGAACACGAAGACTTTACCGCAACGGGCAAAGATCGTTTTAACCCACACTCAGTTCACGCGTACTACGATGCTTATGTGGTGAGATATAAGACCGCCGATGGCCATGTATTTTTGGGGGAAACACATGGTGGGCCAGTGTGCGATGAGCAACAAGTTGTCACCATGTATGTGGCTTTTATTCAAGACATTAGCACCCGAGTGGAAGTAGAATCCGCGCTCAACCAGCTCCATTCAATCACATCAGCACGCAACTTAGATTTTTGCCGGCGCGTAGAGCGCATTCTCTCACTCGGTTGTAAACACTTTAATTTGCCTATTGGTATACTCAGCCAAATCCATGGTCAGCGTTATACCGTTCAATACGCGCAGCATCCCGATGACGCCCTACAGCCTGGGCAAGTATTTGACTTGAATGAAACTTACTGTTGTCACGTCTATGAAGCCAACGAGGCACAAGGTTTCCACCATGTTTCGCAAAGCGATATCAAAGCCCACCCCTGCTACGAGCATTTCGGCCTCGAGGCGTATATCGGTGCCCCCATTTTTATTGATGGCGAACGCTATGGCACGTTAAATTTTTCAAGCCCAGAACCCACTCGCCCCTTTATTTCGCAAGACTATGAACTGGTACGACTCTTTGCCGAATGGGTCGGCCACGAGCTGGCGCGTCTACGAGATTGGGAAGCACTCGAACAAGCGCAACAATTGCTCGAAATACAAGCGAATACTGACTCATTAACGCAGCTTTATAATCGCCATTACCTCAGCAACGCTCTCGCTCAAGAGCTGGCACGCTGCGAACGGTACAACAACCCCTTGACGCTGGCGATTGTCGATTTCGATAATTTCAAGCTTCTAAATGACACTTATGGTCATCGGGCAGGCGATATCGCGCTACAGCGCTTTGGGAATATTGTGCGGGAAGAATCACGGACCAATGACATATACGGTCGCTGGGGCGGAGAGGAATTTCTCTGTCTGCTTCCTGAAACGGATTTGAGTGGTGCGGAGGTTGTACTAAAGCGCTTAGTCGAGCGCGTACATAGCGAAGAAATCCACGTCGACGGACAAACCATACGCTGTACCATCAGCATCGGTTATACGGGCTTCTCGGCAGCTGATACACAAGACAGTATCATTCAACGCGCCGATACCGCGCTCTATCTCGCCAAAGAAAACGGCCGCAATCGAATCGAGAAGCAATGA
- a CDS encoding GNAT family N-acetyltransferase, with amino-acid sequence MYSTERLTLRAWQASDLTPFAALNQDSDVMRYFPSVLSRAQSDAMAAHIQSKLADNGFGFWAVELTETREFIGFVGLNRPTFDLGHQPFVEIGWRLASAHWGRGYATEAAQKALAIGFEDVELPAIYAFTTESNLPSQAVMKKLGMTPAAPFTFSHPHLAADHPLATHVLYAISKPTWQADHAD; translated from the coding sequence ATGTACTCGACGGAGCGACTGACGCTACGCGCATGGCAAGCGTCCGATTTGACCCCCTTTGCCGCACTCAATCAAGACTCAGACGTCATGCGCTATTTTCCCAGTGTGCTCTCACGCGCCCAAAGTGATGCGATGGCGGCACATATTCAATCCAAACTGGCGGATAACGGGTTTGGATTTTGGGCGGTAGAGTTGACGGAGACTCGGGAATTCATTGGCTTTGTGGGGTTAAACCGGCCCACCTTCGACCTCGGCCATCAGCCGTTTGTTGAAATTGGTTGGCGTTTAGCGTCGGCACATTGGGGCCGAGGCTATGCCACTGAAGCGGCACAAAAAGCACTTGCCATTGGCTTTGAGGACGTTGAGCTTCCGGCAATTTATGCGTTTACCACCGAGAGTAACCTGCCCTCACAAGCGGTGATGAAAAAACTCGGGATGACACCGGCTGCTCCCTTTACCTTTTCGCATCCTCATTTGGCGGCAGATCATCCGCTCGCCACGCATGTTTTATACGCGATATCGAAACCCACTTGGCAGGCAGACCATGCTGATTAA
- a CDS encoding MFS transporter — protein MHKLADDLHQKLFNEEDARACKDIDGSACREVPGNFFRIIVSQGLTKIGDAVSNPKIVLPALLTAVGAPLALIGLLVPIREAGSLVPQLGIAGYVRQFAVRKWAWVAGSVIQGACILAMAISALLLTGQVAGWSIVGLLVVFSLARGLCSVASKDVLGKTIPKPQRGRLNGWSSSLAGAVTIAAGVGLFSVSDQQHVWVYCALLAFGAVLWWIAAAVYSQVDEYEGATEGGANALTHALSKLRLLVDDRRLRHFVITRSLLLCSALSAPYYVLLASQHSQALAITTASFVAISGIASLLSAPFWGLFADRSSRQVMIMAAVVTALLGLVVVSISHWYPALFSSPWVLPAVYFVLTIAHEGVRLGRKTYIVNMAEGNQRTDYVSVSNTLIGFVLLFMGGVTAWLSQWGLMVVIAVLSALGLLGALMARALPEVER, from the coding sequence GTGCACAAACTAGCGGATGACTTACACCAAAAACTATTTAATGAAGAAGATGCGCGTGCCTGTAAAGACATTGATGGCAGTGCGTGTCGTGAGGTTCCGGGCAACTTTTTCCGCATCATCGTTAGCCAAGGACTCACCAAAATTGGCGACGCGGTATCTAACCCGAAAATTGTCTTGCCAGCGCTTCTCACCGCGGTTGGCGCTCCCTTGGCGTTAATTGGCTTATTGGTGCCAATACGAGAGGCGGGGTCGTTAGTGCCTCAGTTAGGTATCGCCGGTTATGTCCGCCAATTTGCGGTACGTAAGTGGGCATGGGTAGCCGGCTCTGTCATTCAAGGGGCGTGTATCCTAGCAATGGCGATCTCAGCGTTGCTTTTAACCGGTCAAGTAGCCGGCTGGAGCATTGTTGGCTTGCTGGTGGTATTTAGTCTGGCGCGAGGCTTGTGCTCGGTCGCCTCGAAAGATGTGTTAGGGAAAACCATCCCTAAGCCGCAACGAGGGCGCTTGAACGGGTGGTCGTCAAGCTTGGCGGGGGCGGTGACGATTGCCGCCGGTGTCGGATTGTTTAGCGTCTCGGATCAGCAGCATGTATGGGTCTATTGCGCACTATTGGCGTTCGGCGCAGTGCTTTGGTGGATTGCCGCGGCGGTTTACAGCCAAGTGGATGAATACGAAGGGGCCACTGAAGGTGGTGCTAATGCGCTGACGCATGCACTGTCTAAACTGCGCTTATTGGTAGATGATAGACGCCTACGCCACTTTGTGATCACCCGTTCACTGTTACTCTGTTCGGCCCTATCCGCGCCTTATTATGTACTATTAGCCAGTCAGCATAGCCAAGCGTTGGCGATCACCACCGCAAGCTTTGTCGCGATTAGCGGTATTGCAAGTTTGTTGTCGGCCCCTTTTTGGGGGCTGTTTGCCGATCGATCCAGCCGCCAAGTGATGATAATGGCTGCCGTGGTGACGGCGTTATTGGGGCTGGTGGTGGTGAGTATCAGTCACTGGTATCCCGCGTTATTTTCTTCGCCATGGGTACTACCTGCCGTCTACTTTGTCCTGACCATTGCTCACGAGGGTGTGCGCCTTGGGCGTAAAACCTACATCGTGAATATGGCTGAGGGCAATCAGCGCACCGATTATGTCTCGGTCAGCAATACGTTGATTGGTTTTGTGCTCTTATTCATGGGCGGCGTCACGGCATGGTTGAGCCAGTGGGGATTAATGGTGGTGATTGCGGTGCTATCGGCGTTGGGCCTGCTGGGTGCATTGATGGCGCGCGCGCTGCCCGAAGTAGAAAGATAA